A region from the Myxosarcina sp. GI1 genome encodes:
- a CDS encoding Rho termination factor N-terminal domain-containing protein, with translation MENTIFTIILYLLPVFFFYCPIVKEIKAVCDRHRRINSIPFATKKELLALAQEYGIQGVNRLKKYDLQNVLITKLC, from the coding sequence ATGGAAAACACTATATTCACTATCATTTTATATTTACTGCCCGTATTCTTTTTTTACTGCCCAATAGTTAAAGAAATAAAAGCAGTTTGCGATCGCCACCGTCGCATCAATTCAATTCCATTTGCCACTAAAAAAGAGTTGCTCGCATTAGCTCAAGAATACGGCATCCAAGGGGTAAACAGGCTGAAAAAATACGATCTGCAAAACGTATTGATAACCAAGCTTTGTTAG
- a CDS encoding XRE family transcriptional regulator, which yields MSNNPHTGSRIDDFLQEEGLDEECTAIAIKRVIARQLTEEMERQHLSKTEMAKLMQTSRAQLDRLLDPKKTGVSIETITRAASVVGRQLRIELV from the coding sequence ATGTCCAATAATCCTCACACTGGCTCAAGGATTGATGATTTCTTACAAGAAGAAGGGCTTGATGAAGAATGTACGGCAATAGCCATAAAGCGGGTAATAGCCCGTCAGCTAACTGAAGAAATGGAACGGCAACACCTGAGCAAAACCGAGATGGCAAAGCTGATGCAGACAAGCAGAGCGCAGTTAGATCGGCTTCTCGACCCCAAAAAGACGGGAGTAAGCATTGAAACTATTACTAGAGCCGCTTCGGTGGTAGGTCGCCAACTGCGAATCGAATTAGTTTGA
- a CDS encoding ParB/RepB/Spo0J family partition protein, with product MTEPNKNTKRESSVGQKRDDEGLKKFFANQKEERSQMVSLTTIKLPDYQPRQYFDEIKLKELARTIEKHGIIEPLLVRNLPKANQYELVAGGRRYRAAQIARVNEVPVIIKKLSDEEALEIAIVENLQREDLNPIEETESILQLLSKRLNISLTEVSPLLHQFQKLQKGRIANNVIGSEKVEAIQVVFDSLGLMKLDSFISNRLPLLNLPADILEALREGKIEYTKAKAIARIEDEKTRAQLLQEAIDNSLSLTKIRDRIKKSQPSKQQSELKTRFDATYKKVKQAQTLWNDTKKQRQLEALLTKLEKLIDEED from the coding sequence ATGACAGAGCCGAATAAAAATACAAAAAGAGAGTCTTCCGTAGGTCAAAAGCGCGACGATGAAGGGTTGAAAAAGTTTTTTGCCAACCAAAAAGAGGAGCGATCGCAGATGGTTTCTCTAACTACGATTAAACTACCCGACTATCAACCCCGACAGTATTTTGATGAAATAAAATTAAAGGAGTTGGCGCGAACAATTGAAAAACACGGAATTATAGAACCCTTATTGGTACGTAACCTGCCTAAAGCCAATCAATATGAATTGGTAGCAGGAGGAAGACGCTATCGTGCGGCTCAAATAGCAAGAGTAAACGAAGTTCCAGTAATTATCAAAAAATTAAGCGACGAAGAGGCTTTAGAAATTGCTATCGTAGAGAACCTACAGCGGGAAGATTTAAATCCGATCGAGGAAACCGAAAGTATTTTACAACTATTGTCAAAACGCCTCAACATCTCGCTTACCGAAGTTTCTCCTTTACTCCATCAATTTCAAAAATTACAAAAAGGCAGGATAGCCAATAACGTTATTGGCTCAGAAAAAGTCGAAGCCATTCAGGTTGTGTTCGATTCGTTAGGCTTGATGAAACTAGATTCCTTTATTAGCAATCGTCTCCCTTTACTCAATCTGCCCGCAGATATACTAGAAGCTTTACGCGAAGGAAAAATTGAATACACCAAAGCTAAGGCGATCGCTCGCATTGAAGATGAAAAAACTAGAGCGCAGCTTTTGCAGGAGGCGATCGATAACTCTTTATCGCTAACAAAAATTCGTGATCGAATCAAAAAATCTCAACCAAGTAAGCAACAGTCAGAATTAAAAACTCGCTTTGATGCTACTTATAAAAAGGTCAAACAAGCCCAAACTCTTTGGAACGATACTAAGAAGCAGCGGCAGCTAGAGGCACTGTTAACCAAGCTGGAAAAATTAATTGACGAAGAAGATTGA
- a CDS encoding tyrosine-type recombinase/integrase, whose amino-acid sequence MKALNLVQSPSNLVPLLPKNRLAPDSGYETLLDDWLNRTRSPHTKRMYRANVTGFFHSLGYQLTPDLLAQFLLLDSQQAFELVSQYHGALVTQKLAPATINQKLAAIKSLVNYAAAAGKCHYTLTNIKAEKLTQYRDTKGIPKDQFKLMIDAVDINTIKGLRDRAVLLLLWGNALRRSEIANCDVSDFMPKAGELIITGKGKIGQPETISLGKATVKAISLWLAARKVYKPSDPLFCAIHKGYWGNRLHTHSIYKLVQKYAKLAGIDKVMSPHRIRHSSITEALNLTNGDVRKVQKLSRHSNLNTLMIYDDNRQNLQGEVTGMLDDLF is encoded by the coding sequence ATGAAAGCCTTAAATCTCGTTCAATCCCCTAGTAACCTCGTACCACTCCTCCCTAAGAATAGGTTGGCACCCGATTCTGGTTACGAGACTTTGCTCGATGATTGGCTGAACCGAACGCGATCGCCACATACAAAACGAATGTATCGAGCTAATGTTACAGGATTTTTTCATAGTTTGGGGTATCAGTTAACACCAGATCTACTCGCTCAATTCTTGCTACTCGATAGCCAGCAAGCGTTTGAGTTAGTATCACAATATCACGGGGCGTTAGTCACCCAGAAGCTAGCACCCGCGACCATTAACCAAAAGTTAGCCGCGATTAAATCATTAGTCAACTATGCGGCGGCGGCTGGCAAATGTCACTACACTCTCACCAATATCAAAGCCGAGAAATTGACCCAATATCGCGATACCAAAGGCATCCCCAAGGACCAGTTTAAGTTAATGATAGATGCAGTAGACATCAACACTATTAAAGGACTGCGCGATCGCGCAGTCTTACTTCTACTTTGGGGTAATGCCCTAAGAAGGTCTGAGATTGCTAACTGCGACGTATCTGACTTTATGCCGAAGGCAGGGGAATTAATTATTACTGGCAAAGGGAAAATCGGACAGCCCGAAACTATTAGTCTGGGCAAAGCAACGGTAAAGGCGATCTCTCTGTGGTTAGCTGCTAGAAAAGTTTATAAACCTTCAGATCCTTTATTCTGTGCGATACATAAAGGCTATTGGGGTAATCGGTTACACACCCATTCAATCTATAAGCTGGTGCAGAAGTACGCCAAGCTTGCGGGAATAGATAAAGTGATGTCGCCGCACAGAATTAGGCACTCGTCTATTACTGAAGCTCTCAACCTAACCAATGGCGATGTTAGAAAGGTTCAGAAATTAAGCCGACACTCTAACCTCAATACCTTGATGATTTACGATGACAATCGCCAGAATTTGCAGGGCGAAGTTACGGGAATGTTAGATGATTTGTTTTAG
- a CDS encoding helix-turn-helix domain-containing protein: MSALELNSVYYKLVRVPTFTYIFAQSLTMTINSEHLPHSGETLAQYLRRRRIGLKMSQEQMAQKIGIHPQSLGKIESGKTTKLSSKTKTGLSKVLKVSEDTLDAVCRGVFVTEVQYLKICPQCWIPGTEADSIWLDSRSKYCFMCGTLLRDRCLRCNELIPSLKFRFCGYCGQSYKEPNQVKQ; this comes from the coding sequence TTGTCTGCTTTAGAATTGAACTCAGTTTACTATAAGTTAGTCAGAGTACCTACTTTTACCTACATATTTGCACAGTCTTTGACCATGACTATTAATAGCGAACATTTACCTCACAGCGGAGAAACGCTGGCTCAGTATCTAAGGCGGAGAAGAATTGGTCTAAAAATGAGTCAGGAACAAATGGCTCAAAAGATAGGAATTCACCCGCAGAGTTTGGGGAAAATCGAATCAGGGAAGACGACCAAACTGAGTTCTAAAACTAAAACTGGATTATCTAAAGTTTTGAAGGTTTCGGAAGATACACTCGATGCAGTCTGTCGGGGTGTTTTTGTAACGGAAGTGCAGTATCTCAAGATTTGTCCTCAATGCTGGATTCCAGGCACGGAAGCAGACTCAATTTGGCTAGACAGTCGCTCGAAATATTGTTTTATGTGCGGAACATTGCTTCGCGACCGCTGCCTTCGCTGTAACGAACTAATTCCTTCTTTAAAGTTCCGCTTCTGTGGTTACTGCGGTCAGTCTTATAAAGAACCGAATCAAGTAAAGCAATGA
- a CDS encoding tyrosine-type recombinase/integrase encodes MSITLASLATQFLERNDLSKSTVRSYESTLLPLLQRHGQCAISTLTRQQLEQYLNSLSHLSYTTHNRHQAIVVALLNFAIEQGYLSANPLTKLKRRKPDRDKGEHGSDEVIRYLTPQQLELLYSRVKKYSRLHTLILLLHGTGARIGEALALDFEQLDLDKCKFQVVGKGNKKRWCFYGEDLALVLEKYNRYYRHPNHPALFTAKQPKTKIVTRLSYQTAYRDWHDLTAEQPQLKGFRLHDLRHTFATERVGLMGIEELKALMGHEKIETTLRYQKVTSSRAEEVAKQALSALREKAIT; translated from the coding sequence GTGAGTATTACTTTAGCAAGTTTAGCTACACAATTTTTAGAACGAAACGACTTAAGCAAGAGTACGGTGCGCTCCTACGAATCGACTTTGCTTCCCTTGCTACAAAGACACGGACAATGTGCGATCTCTACTTTAACTCGACAGCAGCTAGAGCAATACCTCAACAGCCTGAGTCACTTATCATACACAACTCACAATCGCCATCAGGCGATCGTAGTTGCTCTACTCAATTTTGCCATCGAACAAGGCTACCTCAGTGCTAATCCTCTAACCAAGCTTAAACGACGCAAGCCAGACAGAGACAAAGGCGAACATGGCAGCGATGAAGTTATCCGCTATCTGACTCCGCAGCAGCTAGAGCTACTTTACAGTCGAGTAAAGAAGTATTCCCGTCTACATACTCTAATCCTGCTGTTACACGGAACGGGAGCGCGAATTGGCGAAGCTCTAGCGTTAGATTTCGAGCAATTAGACCTCGACAAGTGTAAATTTCAAGTTGTGGGTAAGGGTAACAAAAAGCGATGGTGCTTTTACGGTGAAGATTTAGCTTTGGTTTTGGAGAAATACAACCGATACTACAGACACCCAAATCACCCCGCACTGTTTACAGCTAAACAACCAAAGACCAAAATAGTCACGCGACTGAGCTACCAAACTGCCTATCGAGACTGGCATGACCTAACTGCCGAACAACCACAGTTAAAAGGGTTTCGGCTCCACGATCTGCGCCATACCTTTGCGACCGAAAGAGTAGGTCTGATGGGCATCGAAGAACTTAAAGCTCTGATGGGACATGAAAAAATTGAAACCACTTTACGCTATCAAAAAGTTACCTCAAGTCGTGCTGAAGAAGTAGCTAAACAAGCATTATCAGCCTTGCGCGAAAAGGCTATAACTTAA
- a CDS encoding ParA family protein, whose product MSKIIAIANQKGGTGKTTTSVHLAYWLSQQNRVLVVDADAQQSGTTWLEYLHLPCEIINDPDELFDRLPQLKEQYDFVVVDGPASLSETTRVILTRADLTLVPCKPAGLDMHSSNRVIRLIRQARDLRGGLPHAALFLNQAKRGTVLLREARAALADSEITLLDAVIYDRQAITDAPSQGQVVWQMSSAAAKQAATEFTQLFEEAWEKLSDDRAE is encoded by the coding sequence ATGAGCAAAATTATCGCCATTGCCAATCAAAAAGGCGGAACGGGTAAAACTACTACCAGCGTTCATCTTGCTTACTGGCTATCGCAACAGAATAGGGTTTTAGTCGTCGATGCTGACGCTCAACAAAGCGGCACTACTTGGCTTGAATACTTACATTTGCCTTGTGAAATTATTAACGATCCTGATGAGCTATTTGACCGACTTCCCCAGCTAAAAGAACAATATGATTTTGTAGTGGTTGACGGTCCCGCGAGCCTTAGCGAAACTACTCGCGTTATTCTTACTCGTGCCGATCTAACTTTAGTTCCTTGCAAACCAGCAGGGTTAGATATGCACAGTAGCAATCGCGTAATTAGATTGATTCGACAGGCTAGGGATTTGCGAGGAGGACTGCCGCACGCAGCTTTGTTTCTCAATCAAGCCAAAAGAGGAACGGTTTTACTGCGTGAAGCTAGAGCAGCTTTAGCTGATAGTGAAATCACCTTACTCGATGCAGTTATTTATGACCGACAAGCTATTACAGATGCCCCCAGCCAAGGTCAAGTTGTGTGGCAAATGAGCAGTGCTGCTGCCAAACAAGCAGCAACGGAATTTACTCAACTTTTTGAAGAAGCTTGGGAGAAATTAAGTGATGACAGAGCCGAATAA
- a CDS encoding TIGR03032 family protein, giving the protein MSRSTEAQETRKAHCEPLRSVHTNNFPEILQKLGISLIISTYQAGKLVVLRADGEHLNTHFRVFQKPMGIAADRHKIALGCSSKIWELRNAPTIARKIEPAGKHDACYLPRQSHITGDIDIHEMEWGGENNSDLWFVNTRFSCLCTLDREYSFVPRWRPKFVTALTPEDRCHLNGLAMVNHQPKYVTALGETDSRAGWRKNKAKGGVLIDVPSHEVICRGLSMPHSPRWYDDRLWVLESGQGSIAVCDRNTGTWETFATLPGFTRGLDFYGSLAFIGLSQVRETAVFSGIPLTERLNERICGIWIVDLKTAKTIAFLKFEDAVQEIFAVRVLPDIRFPEIIDWDEKLVAASYVLPNEALADVPKEQSKSSVVIYRTK; this is encoded by the coding sequence ATGTCTCGCTCTACTGAAGCTCAAGAAACAAGGAAAGCCCATTGTGAACCATTGCGTAGCGTTCATACCAACAACTTTCCCGAAATTCTACAAAAACTAGGAATCTCGTTAATAATTTCAACTTATCAAGCTGGAAAATTAGTCGTGCTACGTGCCGATGGCGAACATTTAAATACCCACTTTCGGGTCTTTCAGAAGCCGATGGGTATTGCCGCCGACCGTCATAAAATCGCCCTTGGTTGTAGCAGTAAAATTTGGGAGCTAAGAAATGCTCCTACTATTGCACGTAAAATAGAGCCAGCAGGAAAACACGACGCTTGTTATTTACCCCGACAATCTCATATTACGGGAGATATCGATATTCATGAGATGGAGTGGGGAGGAGAAAACAATTCGGACTTATGGTTTGTCAATACTCGCTTTTCTTGTTTGTGTACCTTGGATCGAGAATATAGCTTCGTTCCTCGATGGCGACCAAAATTTGTCACAGCCTTGACTCCCGAAGATCGCTGTCATCTTAACGGTTTGGCAATGGTGAACCATCAGCCAAAATACGTCACGGCTTTGGGAGAAACTGACAGCAGGGCTGGATGGCGGAAAAACAAAGCTAAAGGCGGAGTTTTAATAGACGTGCCTAGTCACGAAGTTATTTGCCGAGGTTTGTCTATGCCTCATTCACCTCGCTGGTATGACGATCGCCTTTGGGTATTAGAGTCGGGACAGGGTAGCATTGCAGTTTGCGACCGCAATACGGGTACGTGGGAAACATTTGCCACTCTACCAGGGTTTACGCGAGGCTTAGATTTTTACGGTTCTCTAGCATTTATTGGGCTTTCTCAAGTAAGAGAAACTGCTGTATTTAGTGGAATTCCTCTAACGGAAAGACTGAATGAGAGAATCTGTGGAATTTGGATAGTTGACTTAAAAACAGCCAAAACTATTGCCTTTTTGAAATTTGAGGATGCGGTACAGGAAATATTTGCCGTTCGAGTCTTACCTGACATTCGGTTTCCAGAAATCATCGATTGGGACGAAAAATTAGTTGCGGCTTCATACGTCCTGCCTAATGAGGCTCTAGCAGATGTTCCCAAAGAACAATCGAAATCATCAGTAGTCATCTACAGAACAAAATAA